The following proteins come from a genomic window of Pyxidicoccus sp. MSG2:
- a CDS encoding sigma-54-dependent Fis family transcriptional regulator produces MSAPPLVEQVREALRAFVELESLSSAEAVDRERLRAWALKHFGALVRIEQEASRLAAAPPPRPQLPAEEPGGPVLRSLERVSAAPLGTSLEVALGALMELTGARRGFVGLRGKGGALRFAAHQGFTELHPSGPEGQLSRTILAAALETGSPLLLEDARADARFSEAPSVMALALRAVLVVPLAGRAAPFGVLYLDHPSTAGAFGPDARERAEAFARALGPLLERDVALARAREKRQERGARLRTGRKLEALVGESDAMLELLELLVKVAPSHSPVLVLGETGTGKELVARALHEHSRRASGPFVAINCGAISPALVESELFGHERGAFTGAERARPGSFEAADGGTFFLDEVGELPLPVQVKLLRLLEGGTFMRVGSAESHRADVRLVAATHKDLHAEVRAGRFREDLLFRLDVLRMEVPPLREREEDIGLIAEALIPRLVAEQGLPARRLHPAALAALEAWSWPGNVRELRNVLERAVVLSDAERIGLDALPPEIAGALRPTTAPRGIKEAVRVYRQRLVQQALDTSGSHAEAARRLGVNPKYLYKLIKDIESEAADAEG; encoded by the coding sequence ATGAGTGCGCCACCCCTCGTCGAGCAGGTGCGTGAAGCGCTGCGTGCCTTCGTGGAGCTGGAGTCCCTCAGCAGCGCGGAGGCGGTGGACCGCGAGCGCCTGCGGGCCTGGGCCCTCAAGCACTTCGGGGCCCTGGTGCGCATCGAGCAGGAGGCCTCGCGGCTGGCCGCGGCCCCACCGCCCCGGCCTCAGTTACCGGCGGAGGAACCCGGCGGCCCGGTGCTGCGCTCGCTGGAGCGGGTGTCGGCCGCGCCGCTGGGCACTTCGCTGGAGGTGGCGCTGGGCGCGCTGATGGAGCTCACCGGGGCGAGGCGGGGCTTCGTGGGCCTGCGCGGGAAGGGCGGAGCGCTGCGCTTCGCGGCCCACCAGGGCTTCACGGAGCTGCACCCCAGCGGTCCCGAGGGGCAGCTGTCCCGCACCATCCTCGCCGCCGCCCTCGAGACGGGCAGCCCCCTGCTGCTCGAGGACGCACGGGCCGATGCCCGCTTCTCCGAGGCGCCCAGTGTGATGGCGCTCGCCCTGCGCGCGGTGCTGGTGGTGCCGCTGGCGGGCCGCGCGGCTCCCTTCGGCGTGCTGTACCTGGACCACCCGAGCACCGCGGGGGCCTTCGGCCCGGACGCCCGTGAGCGCGCCGAGGCCTTCGCGCGGGCCCTGGGCCCCCTGCTGGAGCGCGACGTGGCGCTCGCCCGTGCGCGCGAGAAACGCCAGGAGCGGGGAGCGCGGCTGCGCACGGGCCGCAAGCTCGAGGCGCTGGTGGGGGAGAGCGACGCGATGCTGGAATTGCTGGAGCTGCTGGTGAAGGTGGCTCCGTCCCACTCGCCCGTGCTCGTCCTGGGCGAGACGGGGACGGGCAAGGAGCTGGTGGCGCGGGCGCTGCACGAGCACTCGCGCCGGGCCTCCGGTCCCTTCGTGGCCATCAACTGCGGAGCCATCTCTCCGGCGCTGGTGGAGAGCGAGCTGTTCGGTCACGAGCGGGGAGCCTTCACCGGCGCCGAGCGGGCGCGCCCCGGCAGCTTCGAGGCGGCGGACGGAGGCACCTTCTTCCTCGACGAGGTGGGTGAGCTGCCATTGCCCGTCCAGGTGAAGCTCTTGCGCCTGCTGGAGGGCGGCACCTTCATGCGGGTGGGCTCCGCCGAGTCACACCGCGCGGACGTGCGCCTCGTGGCCGCGACGCACAAGGACCTCCACGCCGAGGTGCGCGCCGGGCGCTTCCGTGAGGACCTGCTCTTCCGCCTGGATGTCTTGCGAATGGAGGTGCCACCGCTGCGCGAGCGCGAGGAGGACATCGGCCTCATCGCAGAGGCGCTCATCCCCCGGCTCGTCGCCGAGCAGGGCCTGCCGGCGCGAAGGCTGCACCCGGCCGCGCTGGCCGCGCTGGAGGCCTGGTCCTGGCCGGGCAACGTGCGCGAGCTGCGCAACGTGCTCGAGCGCGCGGTGGTGCTGAGCGACGCGGAGCGCATCGGACTGGACGCGCTCCCGCCGGAGATTGCCGGAGCCCTGCGGCCGACCACCGCGCCCCGGGGCATCAAGGAGGCGGTCCGCGTCTATCGCCAGCGGCTCGTCCAACAGGCGCTCGACACCAGCGGCAGTCACGCCGAGGCGGCCCGCCGGTTGGGCGTCAACCCCAAGTACCTCTACAAGCTCATCAAGGACATCGAGTCCGAGGCCGCTGACGCGGAGGGCTGA